TTAATGACCTAGACAGCTCTCGCACTCAGCAATGTTGTATGTTCAttaaaaacaggcatgtttCTGTAACATGGAGAGGGCTGCAACACTCCAGGTTTTTCAGCACTATGCTACTTCTATTCTACATTTATCAAAGATTGTAGATATAAGAACTTTTCtccattttttcccctccagctACAGATATATTTTTGGGTTACGATTTTACATTGAAATTAGGAGactgatttaaaacatgtaatgataaaatattaaatcaaacaaacaaatcttaATCAATGGAAATACTGCTTACAAGTCAATCCATCACTGAAATAATGtcataatgtaatataatattacaaaaGGGCTTTTAGAATGATCcgtacttttacttttcatggCTGTCATGTGAACAAGAGCTTTTCTGTgggtgaagaaaaacacaccatACAACACTGTCCAGTATTTTAAGCAAATCTAGtgggtttttaaagttttttttctttaaaaaggaagaaacacaattttacctcaaaattaaaaatgactaaaattttaaatatatgacAAGTAACTTTTATTGGGAATTCAGGACTTTTACTCATGGTGTAGTATTTCTTCAATTGTTGTATAACTTTCTTATCATTTACCATTTTTAATCAATAGTCTgaatacttcctccaccactgttaTTAGGATAATTAAATAGTataattaaagtatttttgtTGTTAATAGTTACATTATCTTATTTGCAATTTAGTATTGTTAAATATTGGCATTCCCGCGATAAGGTAATCGATCTGAATCTTTCTTTTACCAGTGGCATAATAGCATACTTATAAAATATTGTAGTGATGTATGTGCCTCTGTTAATACTGAATAAACAACGGGATCCCTTCAAAAAAAGTCAACATTGCACAGATGATAGTGTTTTACCATGTCCGTGGTTGATGTAATTCAATTACTCAATCTTTCTTGTAGTGTTTGGTCATCAATGGAGCTGTGTGTTAGACTGCAGCGTGGTGGGGAGAGGGCTGTCAACACTCAGCTTATgaccaacacaacacaaactctgACCCTGGCTGTCCATCACACGGGGTCATCCCTCCCCCCAAGAAAATGAGGGAGAGAGCTAATTCCTTCCCCTGTCTGATGGACCAAAGGGGGGGCTCtacaggtgcatgtgtgtgtgtgtgtgtgtgtgcatgtaagaaagagtgagagagagagagagagaataattgCATTACAGCGAGGCCCTCTCTGGcactgattttatttaatacaaGCCTATAAATCAACCTTTTTGGAACAAGAGATGTGAGATATTCTTTTCCTCTTTGGCCCTATACGCCTGTCTCTGACAAAGGGATAGATCGTTCTTacctctttttgtttcctgtgtatGACAGGTTATCACTCCTGGGACAGATaaagagagatgggggggagagagggagagtgagtgagtgagaatgATGCTCCATGGCTGATGTATCGGATGGCAGATGAGGGGAAGGGGTGGGGGAATGGGCTGGGGAGACAGGAGTGATTTAAAGCTGACTTGTactctcttctcttcttatCCGTGCCCCGCTTCTTTCATGTCTCAGCCCAGGGTCAACCTGCCTGCTGCCCCAGATGGTGCTGTCTGTCTTGGGCTGCCCTCTACAGGATGTGCCCCTCTCACCCCCACTACTACAGAACTGTACTCGCTTAATTGATTTCAGGGGAGAAggccctctcctctcctctgtttcacacacacaaacacacacaaacacacacctgcacacatacacagacagctTGCCAACAGCGAGTGCccccagtgcacacacacatacacgcggCTGGCGCTGTGCGCTGTCAACGCTAATTCAATTTGAGACGCGGCAGTGTGACTAACAGCAGACCTGCAGAGTGTTTTACCAtatgcatcacacacactctctctcgctctctttctttctctctctctctctcttacacacacacacacacacacacacacacacacacacacacacacacacacacgcaaccaGATCTGTTACATCCATGGTATAACAATAATGTAATTCCATAAATCTTATTAATAGATCTCCTCTTTTcctgtttccctcattatgaGGAAACAGTCATCTTGTCAACTACAGAGCTGCAGCATATTTACCGCTAAACTTATACTACAGAAGTGAAACATGTAGTTAAACACaaccatatttatttatataagatgttgctgttgttatttGAACTACGTTTTATTTAACTATGTACCTCTTTAAACTTTGCACTCAGAATAACACATACCTTTTTCAAGGTCTAACAAACCTACACACATTATTGTCTGGTTCTTATGGTGGGCTGAGGGGCTCAGGACATAGAGTGGGTCTTCCAATAACCAGAAGGTTGTCAGGTTGATGCCAGTCTCACCCATTCCGTGTGCCTCAGTGTctttgagcaagatactgaaccccaaatttccccTGTGGCTGTGCTGTCAGTGTATGATTGATGTGTGTTGGAGAAAGTGTTTCACAAATATGCACTacatgaatgtatgtgtgaatggatgaatggcaaaactgtactatgaagctctttgagtgatcatcaagactagaaaagctctatataaatacagaagaTTTACATCTAACCCAAACCCAGAAAGGGGGAATAGATCTGATAACCTAAAAGAAtaatttgtcataaaaaaatTAGAAAATTAGAATTTGATCCACCCTTTAGGCTGCATCAGCACCCCCTGCATCCCTCTGCCAAGTTTGGGGGAAAACTGTAaagtaggttttgtgtaatcctgctaacaagttaaccaacaaacaaaagtcaggggaaaacataaccttgttgGAGGAGATAACAAGAtccattttatattaaatacttattaagtaaaacataaaatgtacaaaaacatcCAGGTTCTATTATCCAAACTAAAATTTGCTAAATAACTATCTATGGCTTTAGCATGAAAAAACAACGATGCCATGTTAACATGTTCAGTATCTTAGTTGAGCCTGCTTGCATGTCAATATTTGCTAATTAATactaaacaaaaaatacaactgaggctgatgggatTTAATTAGTTGGAATTTAGCCAAAAAGTTGAGGATTGGGGAAATAAGGCCGTGGGGAACATGAAATCCTGAGGAAAACTTGAACATGAATATCTGTAGCAAATTTCACGCTAATCCATAGTTGTCAAAACAACTCTTTTTCGTCAAGCTGCTTCcttaaagctaaaaaaaaaagcgcactgcagacacagagggaaaagaagaaaagtgtcAACACAGTTTTGCAGCACACAGATTAAATGAGTGATCTGATCGCCCGAGGCAACAGTTCCCTGTGTAAGGTGAATAACTATAATGCAATAAAGATAAAGGGCTGTATAGTGTGATACAGTGTAGACACATAGACTGGCAGACAGCCTCAATAAAGAGTAAAAGACAAGGCTACATGTCCTTGTTCACGGGTTGTTTCACTGTAAGAGATATCAGGGTGGGTGACGGGGTGAGGTGTGGGTCAAGTGGAGGGGGGTTAacagggtgaggagaggggtgGTAGGATcaggtgtgtatttgtgtgtgggtATGACAGAGGTTGTGAGGGTGTGAGCAGAGGATTGGTTGAATCTTAACGAAGCGTGCTCTGCAGGGCAGGGATGGATAGGGCCAGCTGtattggcgtgtgtgtgtgtgtgtgtgtgtgtgtgtgtgtgtgtgtgtgtgtgtgtgtgtgtgtgtgtgtgttagtgtgtgtgtgcccatgaGGCAGTAAAACTGATTAAAAGCAGCGTTAACACATCTGACAGGAAGCAATGGTCAAGAGGTGAGTGGAAACCTTTGGCTGGAACGAttagacacacacgcacatacacacacatacacacgcacacacacacacacacacacatcagcggcagcagcagatggaaaCTGAGGAAAGCCCTGGGCCGCACCGATTGGTCACACATGCCCATCGATATCTGAGTAGAACCAATCAGCTCGGCTTCCTGTGTTTGACCTGACCCTTCACGCATAGTAATTGAATCTTTCAAATGGGAGCCTGTGAGGGAAAAAGAAGTtcaggagaggaaagaggagccTGTGCCACCTTACAGGGACATATAGCTCTCCAACAACAAACACTGCTGAAGACAAATCTCTCTATACAATCTCAACTACAACACATCTTTGAGAGGTATACCGCAAACAATATGTATACAATATATAACAACAAAATCATAACGTTTTGctaatattcaaatgaaatgtgatagTATTGGCAAAATAGCAATTTCAAACCCAATAAGGGGATCAAccctttataaacagtctgtggtatCAACTAACAGCTGTTTTCAAAATAGATTCATCTGCTGATTCTATTTTTGATCAATCCATTAATCATTATATCTAATAACATCACAGAGCTCAGAGTGAGCCCAATACTAGTTTTGCTTTAAAGATTTACAgaaacaaataatcaaatacTGCATCAAAATGGTGTCAATTAATCATTTCAACActaaatgtaagaaaatataaattcactTTTGTATTCTGTGGAAAGTTTATtgaacatatttattattttgatgtGCTTATGTTTCCAGACAATACTGTTTGAAGGTCAGGCTGTGCAGTGACTGAATGACTCAAAGTTATGCGTGTTCCCGTCATCGCTTTTTCTCTTATGAGAACCACAATATATAAATCTTTCTGGGAAACTTCTGAGAAATCATTATGAACCTACCGAGAGGTTAGGCACTAGTATATTAGTGTTTCCTGATATTTAATTCTCAAGATAAAATATTGGGATTTAGCTGCATGTATTCTCTCCTGCTGATCCCTGGCTGGACATCCTGTATCATATCCTGTGTGTGACTCATGTACAAATCCAACCAGCCCCCTCCGTTGCAATTAGAGCATTTTCACTGAGCCATCAAGCATGTGTGTGGCTCTGAGCAGCTCTCCCCCCCACTCTGCAGAAGCAGACAGGTCAACCACGGGGAGAGGACCACCAGCTCACCGGATCCCTGCCTGTCAGCAACTTACACTCCTCTAGGACTCGCTATCAGGACAAGGTTGTGTTGACGGGACACAGGAGGGGAGAACCACGAGGTATcaacacctgacacacacaaacacaggtttcCCCCTGAGCAGTTCTCGTACTGGAATATTCTCCACCACATCTGGAGGAAGCATCCCCGCACCATGTGTTAGGATGCACCCGACAGAGAGAAAATAGGACATGACAGACTCTCCCTGCTTTAATCATGcttaaagagaagaaaggaacCACCGGGGCTATGTATAGATTAAAAACGAAATTTACCTTAATTTAACAGACGGACGTGGAATTTTAATTTCAGGTGATCTAACTGCTGGCAGGAATGACTGACAACTGGTGGATCAGTGGGGGTCAGAGTATAACGAAGCGTGTGTGCTCAAACAAACTGCAGACGTCCCGCTCATCAAAGTATCTGGTAATAGGCAAAATAGAGGAACTGTGTCAGTTTAGGGCCACTGATGATGATTGTGAATGTAGTTAAGTCTGCGCTGATGATGATTGGAATGGACACAAAAAGGGTCAGAGGTGGTGGAGTGCCACTCTGGAGGACTCCCATCAGCTACAGGGCTGTGGGTGTGTTCCTGTAAAGATATTTGCGTGTGCTTGGACGGCACCTGTAATGGCTCCCAGCTGAGACTCACCGCCCCCATGGGATATATGGTGAAactgcgcgtgtgtgtgtctgtgtgtgtaatgaggCTCTGGCATGCGAGTGGCAGAAGGCCGCTTCCTCTACAGGTGACACCTTTGACCTCTCATCTGTTCCCtgttggaggagagagagaggaggggtgagaTGGAAACATGAGGGACATGTTGGCATGTGGAGGCGCAAACTTCACAGcaatgaaataacaaaacaagcaacaacTAAAACATGTTGAAACTTCTTTTAATGACATTCTGTCTGTGTATATAAGTGCATTGCGATCCACCACAGTGGTTACGGTTacataaagaaaatcaaaaatatTCCAGCTCTTTCAAGGCAAATATTTATCGTGAGACCTCTTTTtggattaaatatttaaaaaaagagtttgaGTTGCAGCCAAAACTGGAAGCAAAACACAGAGATGCACCAGGAAAGATCCTCAGGCATGCGGTCAAAACATGCCCTGAGCAATTCTCcatcagtaaataaatacatacataaatacatacataaataaatgttgtgcATACTGAATAGCCCAATTGGCTATTAAACAATacacaattaaaacaacaacaaattaacaCATAGCATCGTGTTATTGCTGAgctaataaatattaataaatacattttaaatatgaacgTGCAAATTAATGCTGTCATAGGGTGATGTAATGAATACCAGGACTGTAAACAACACCTCTCTAAAAACAATCCTCTCCTGCTATGAGGCAACTTCTCTCTATTCCTTGCAAGAGAAAAATACCTGGAACAAAAAATAGAGCACAGAGCTTTGCAGGCATGTAGtatgtttttggtttgttctttttcctctttttgctcctcttgctcttctctctctcctccaactCTTGTTCTTTTCTGCATCATTATGACGCCTGGTCTCGCAGCCTGGACAGCCTCTGGGAGAGCTCGTCCTgatgacaacacacaaacacaacacaacacaggtgAATCAgtaaacagcaaacaaacaacagacaggCAGTCCACTATTTTGAGGCATGGATATTTTCCTACTGGGATcagtcagtttaaaaaaaatctttctctATTATTATATTAGTGGCTATTAAATGGGAAAATCCTTCTTGGTTTAAATAGTTCCTCAAGTCAGACAAAACATATGTCATTGAATCACCACTGGAGAGAGCACTTAACCCTTAAGGAGATGGCTGCAATAGTGGAGTCCAGTGGTGAGTTGTCAGGATGGAAAATGTATCAAACCATctttgtcaatcaatcaatcaaatgttatttttatagcccatattcacaaattacaatttgctTCATGAAGCTTAACAGAGTGCAACATCCTCAACCCTTAACCTTCGACAGGAGttaggaaaaactaccaaaaaaaacgTAGTCTTATTAACCACTTCTCCACTGTCGCATCTGTATGATCACTAAGTAACATGTGAATTGTTTTGATGTCGTGGTGTTGTCCACCATGAAGCTAAAAAAAGCTCCAGCAGAAGCTGTGCACCCTGTGATATTTTAGTGCAACACTTGAGCATGGTGAATATTCATATCGATGGTGGAGATGGGTGTGGAGCTGTGTTTGAAAAAATTCCTCTGGTAATTTATTAGTTTTGTTCATTGTGGAAACATTGTTTCCTATATATTTCAAGCTGACCACAGCCACTGTAAAAAACTACAATTATTCAACACTTTTCACTTGTAGAGGGGGTGAGTGTTTCAGTGGAGCAtcactttcttttattcttttaatctAACAAAATTGGTGAAACTACTTAATGTGAACCGATGAGAACTACGGTGTGATTTGTAACACCCCTTAATTATCAAAATTGGCCTGTGTATCGCACCCCAATAATCATACCCTCACGCTGAATTAGAAATATAAATTGTtataaaacatgacaaagtTGTTGGTTTTCtctattcaatttaatttgaagCATAAACGAATAATAACTTCTGTGTGTTCTTGTTGGAGGGAGAAGTTCGAGGTTACATGCATGTTGAGGAATTTCTGACCATCCTCACAAATTACTGTACATGTCTTGATAtattatgtactgtatatagtttatattacattatatctgtacaggagaacaGTgtctgtctaattccacagatactcccttctctctcttagcagtacccaaggtcaggttatagataaagggccaaccaacagcacattgtagtgtctacgctgaGGGACGTTCATATCTAACTCACGCACCAACTCTaactcttttgtgtatttcaccagtggcaagcCATATGGACATGGtgtgatttagttatgcataatttaggcttaactatccaataggatgcgaacacctacatgtaacatagagagtaACAGCAATTTTAgtctttcatggatgtgctgttagaatgggtgacgcaagtagaggaagacatactgggatgctgtgggagacatcttcagacttgggggtgacaattgctcatgttactctgtcagcgtttgtatattgtttcaccttctggtctccttgatgcatcaagtctacattaaaatcttctgcataagacatcagctgctgcctgagttctcctttcaccagcttccagaaaacttccagaaAAATACTGACCACTAACTCTAGCCCAATCTGTGATACTAGGCTAAAACTGAGGCCAAAATTCTGCTAAACTAaaaggggtaaactttgttccagccgaatccaatacagttgaagtgAGTGGTGACTTacacttcagacgtaataaaacaacagaaaaaacattaagtTCCTTCATACTGCTTGTTGggtgtcacccaagtgtccgcaagccccaacattcattcattcagagtCAAGTTTTAACCCTAAATGTCCTCGGATATCTTCCTCGAGGTGCGTTCACGTACACTCGAACACACCATCGTGGTGCTAAGTCTGGTAACTTAGCCACTTCCAGTGGaattttaggctaaaaacttggtgtaaattaccttgtttcgagtcgaatatgaatgttggggcttggGGACACTttaatgacaccacaggagcagtatggaggcattttatgttgttttctgttggtttattacgtctgaagtgtAAGTCACCActgacttcaattgtatcggattctGCTGccatagtggtgagtaaatgatgagtgaattttcatttttctgtgaactatccctttaaacccTAAGTTACGTACTTGAACAATATGACCAAAGGCAGtaaacttaaaatgaaaattcttCCCTGGAatacaaaacacatcaaatagGGAAATTCACAATGATAAGAGTGGATGTGTCACCTGCTCTGTTGAGGCCACAGTGGAGGCCAGTGAGGAAGTCTGGCCTGAAGGAAGCTCCAGGTTAAGATCCAAACTAAAAAAGAGAGTAAGAGATTCACACAGGGGCAGTTTTACTATAAATTCTCTTTGGCTACAATCAACAAAACAGAGGTCATTAAGTCACTCTGACCTTACAACACAGCTTCTTTAAAACTGTAGCATTAATCATTAAAATTCTGACTTTTAAAAGTTGTATCCTTCTAGATTTAATAAGTAGGTAtagcatgtttttatttccctgcatTTATATTTCTGCTCCATTCATGCTTTTGCTTGTCTCGTTGTTATTGTTCTCTATAAATAAGGGCCGTACTCACCCTGCTTCATCAGCCATCTCATGCAACAGCATATCCACTTCGTTCTAAGCAGCAAACAGgaatttcaaaatgtttgaattAATTCTGGGACAAGAAGGTCCTcataaacagcagcaggagcacagaAGTTTTCTCTTGTTATGACAAAAGGGGGCTTGTTACCTGAGGTGTCGTCAGAGTCGTGGTGTTGCCCATCGTGTCTTCCATCTGAGCGGTCTGCACGTCAAGAGTTTCAAATTGCTTTTCAAACTTGTCCATTAATGCGGAGACCTGGCGAAGAGGGTGGACgcaaaaaacaaattttcaaaGGTcttagaaaaaaacatatatcaatttcactttgttttgtgtgtgggtTCATACTTTACCTTCTCCAGGTTCATGCTTTTCAGTGTAGCCTCCATACTCTTGACCACCCCAGACATGGATTTAGATACCTGTgtagaaaacacatgaaatagAGTCTCTGTTCTTCTTTATTTCTAAAAGTCAGATTTCTCATGATTTAAAACAGGCTCAGGGTATTTGATGTCAAACTGTGACATGGCTGTTGACGAGTCTTATCTTAAAGTGCTGTATCCTAATACTTCCACTAGGTGTCACTTTTAGCTTTTTAACCAGATACTTTTTCAGGACAACCTGTCATCCTTACACCATCCCTAACGTTTCAAAGATGATCCTGGTTGAGGATTAATCTTTGCAAATCCAAAACATCAATAATTGATTttagtttattatatttaagggctatattattcatgttttataagACAGGCAGCAGCATTACAACAAAATACAGATGTTCgaagaagtgtttttttccactatACCATCTCATGCTGTGCTTCTGCTTCAGTTTCTAAAGATACAATTAATCTCTATTTTATGAAAGGAGCCCTGTCTCAGAGTGCACCTGCATTAAAGCATTTTACAAGAGGCTGACACTCTTATGAGAGCGAGATGCTAATAGCACAAAATCTGAAGCACATCTAATGACTGAATGTAATTGGTGGTGTTTTGTTTACGGATCCATCTCCTTTTTAAAGAGCTTTTAACAGAGTGAAAATCTCCTTTGGACTTTTTGCCGTGAAGTGGTAACATCGTGTAGCTCTACACCTTCTGAATTAAGATGTACTTTACAAATAGTAACTGTGATAAGTTCATGCACAGCGAATGGCATTATCTGGTAAATATCAATACCCATAGTTATGACAGTAGTATCACATATTGGTTAAAGCCATTTCATTATTACATCTCTGACCTGCAAATACAGGGGGCTACTCTTAAGATACAGACCAAGGAGGCAGTAGGTGGTTGGGTTGATAAAGTTTATGACTACCGGCTCTGTTGTTTTGCTGAAATTACATGGTAGGACCCCGGCAATGAACTGTAATGTCCCTGCTTTGAATCCAGCTGTCTCATCCTCATTTCCATTCATCTAATTTATCAAAATCTAATCAAGACAGAAGATTCCTCAAAacataatgataaaaatgttataatgtTGACCAGGCTAGTAATAATAAGTTTAAAATGCAAACACCTTACATTAGGAGACATGGTGGGGTTATCATTATCTGGAAAAAAATAGAGAGGGAGTAGGTTTGGTGTGTTTTTCCCTGATTCTCATAAAcctgttttaaaacacaacaccCAAAAAGGCCTGTGTGACTCATTGGCATTCAGTCCTGACCTGGTTCAGTGTGACAGCAGTCTGGACCCTGGACGCCACTGCATCCACACGGGCGCTCATCCTCAAGAAGTTCAGGGACTGATGCTTTTGACGGATGGCGTTCTCTGCATGGATCCGGGCTGCCTCCATGTTGCCCTTATGGATGGCCtaagagacaaaagaaagaggagtatatatatatatatatatatatatatatatatacatatatacacataataCAGTGTAGTTATTCTGCAGTTCAGATTGGCCATGGCTCCTGGTCTCtggtaaataaacaaattatacAAACCAACCCGCTTCACTTTAGCCTTTTCTGCCTTTTCCTCTTTGTCACATTTCTTTGAGTTGCGCTGTAGCTCCTTGGCCGCAAACTTGAGGTTGAATAAGTGTTCTTGTGACTAGTCAAAGGATCATTTAGAGCAGTAATTGTGGAAATCACCATTATATTGATAATGGATTAGCATTGGACAATACGGCCAAGAATGT
The Hippoglossus stenolepis isolate QCI-W04-F060 chromosome 7, HSTE1.2, whole genome shotgun sequence genome window above contains:
- the LOC118112396 gene encoding charged multivesicular body protein 1b produces the protein MSHMEKHLFNLKFAAKELQRNSKKCDKEEKAEKAKVKRAIHKGNMEAARIHAENAIRQKHQSLNFLRMSARVDAVASRVQTAVTLNQVSKSMSGVVKSMEATLKSMNLEKVSALMDKFEKQFETLDVQTAQMEDTMGNTTTLTTPQNEVDMLLHEMADEAGLDLNLELPSGQTSSLASTVASTEQDELSQRLSRLRDQAS